Proteins from a single region of Longimicrobiales bacterium:
- a CDS encoding septum formation initiator family protein codes for MGRRRNAGLSLSIKRLVVPSILALAAYYAVFGGEYSAFELRSVRADIDVEEWELSEVQQEIDSLSAWVDLLENDAATIERVAREDFGMIRDGETLYRFAEPDVEPEAMPRPIR; via the coding sequence ATGGGACGTAGACGGAATGCCGGCCTGTCGTTGTCGATAAAGCGACTGGTCGTTCCGAGCATACTTGCTCTGGCAGCCTACTATGCGGTTTTCGGTGGCGAGTACTCCGCATTCGAGCTACGTAGTGTCCGGGCCGACATCGATGTCGAGGAGTGGGAGCTTTCCGAGGTTCAGCAAGAGATCGACTCGCTGTCGGCCTGGGTGGACCTCCTCGAGAACGACGCTGCGACCATCGAGCGGGTCGCTCGCGAGGACTTCGGTATGATTCGAGACGGCGAAACACTGTACCGGTTCGCCGAGCCCGACGTTGAACCTGAGGCGATGCCAAGGCCCATTCGATAG
- the tilS gene encoding tRNA lysidine(34) synthetase TilS has protein sequence MSAEAVRTAFRTALHELGVDRCGASPVVVATSGGLDSMVLLHLMRFSGDEGGRPVQPNLVVAHLDHSMRSTSGDDALWLRGTCTAWSVPLRAGVVEHAPVSEESARDVRYEFFESVRREVGAGLVLTAHHADDQAETILFRALRGTGLEGLRGIPEKRSPGIVRPLLGLWKDDLASYAAATGLRWREDATNTHLTFARNALRHDVIPAAEANVWGSARKSLVRLGRLAEENEVAWVAVLPSVLSGLRAEATEVSTSVDARALHDLDPALQARVVRYLSSGLSVSLDRAAVQRALVHIARGRSGTGVDLVGGVTFLRELDRFVLRKTTRPLPDQFLEIATPGSGAGEVRLGDRATAVEWSLGSSGTALHGAELFAIPDLEFPLCVRARAPGDRIRLPGGTRKVKKLLLEARIPASERGTLPVLVDRGGRVLWVPGVARTDAVAASGDTLMIGIET, from the coding sequence GTGAGTGCCGAGGCTGTACGAACCGCGTTCCGGACCGCGCTGCACGAGCTCGGGGTGGACCGTTGTGGCGCGAGTCCTGTAGTGGTCGCGACCTCCGGCGGCCTGGATTCAATGGTGCTACTGCATCTGATGCGTTTCTCAGGCGACGAAGGGGGCAGGCCCGTACAACCCAACCTCGTGGTGGCACATCTTGACCACAGCATGCGATCGACCAGCGGCGATGACGCGCTCTGGCTCCGTGGCACGTGCACCGCGTGGAGCGTTCCACTGCGTGCCGGAGTCGTAGAGCATGCACCCGTCTCCGAAGAGTCTGCACGCGATGTCCGATATGAGTTTTTCGAGTCCGTCCGAAGGGAGGTTGGCGCGGGACTGGTTCTCACCGCGCACCACGCGGATGACCAGGCGGAGACGATCCTGTTTCGCGCCCTGCGTGGCACAGGCCTGGAGGGCCTGCGAGGCATTCCGGAGAAGCGGTCGCCAGGAATCGTGCGCCCGTTGCTCGGACTCTGGAAAGACGATTTGGCTTCGTACGCGGCCGCGACAGGTCTCCGGTGGCGGGAAGACGCAACCAATACTCACCTCACCTTTGCTAGGAATGCGCTCCGTCATGATGTGATCCCGGCCGCGGAGGCGAATGTTTGGGGCAGCGCTCGGAAGTCGCTTGTTCGGCTCGGGCGCCTGGCTGAAGAGAACGAGGTCGCCTGGGTGGCTGTGCTGCCTTCCGTCCTCTCAGGCCTGAGGGCAGAAGCCACCGAGGTTAGCACTTCAGTGGATGCGAGAGCGCTCCACGACCTAGATCCCGCTCTGCAGGCGCGGGTGGTTCGGTATCTCTCCTCTGGGCTCAGCGTTTCTCTTGACCGCGCCGCCGTTCAGCGTGCGCTCGTCCATATCGCGAGGGGCAGGAGCGGAACCGGCGTTGATCTAGTCGGAGGAGTGACGTTTCTGCGTGAACTCGACCGCTTCGTCCTGAGGAAAACAACCAGGCCCCTTCCTGACCAGTTTCTGGAGATCGCCACTCCAGGGTCCGGGGCCGGCGAGGTGAGGCTCGGAGATCGTGCCACCGCGGTGGAGTGGTCGCTGGGGTCCTCAGGCACGGCCCTTCATGGCGCCGAACTTTTTGCGATTCCAGACCTGGAGTTTCCGCTGTGCGTACGAGCGAGAGCCCCCGGCGATCGAATTAGATTGCCGGGGGGGACCAGGAAGGTGAAGAAATTGCTCCTCGAGGCCCGTATCCCTGCTAGCGAACGAGGGACTCTTCCGGTTCTGGTAGATCGTGGTGGCCGGGTTCTGTGGGTCCCCGGGGTCGCGCGCACTGATGCCGTGGCGGCGTCCGGCGACACACTGATGATCGGGATCGAAACGTGA
- a CDS encoding biopolymer transporter ExbD — protein sequence MAIKGGGFKKNSEASSEVPSSSLADIAFLLLIFFMVTTVFQADKDRPIEWAEAEAAEKIDEKTKNILNIWMERNGGIFINDQGYPMEDVSAVVAPLYAASERALVISIRGDREVPYRFMNLLQQELVAAGVVRVVFAAQLEQSMQRERR from the coding sequence ATGGCTATCAAGGGTGGTGGTTTTAAGAAAAACTCGGAGGCTTCGTCGGAGGTTCCGTCGTCGTCACTTGCCGACATCGCGTTTCTGCTTCTGATCTTCTTCATGGTTACGACCGTCTTTCAGGCCGACAAAGACCGCCCGATCGAGTGGGCCGAGGCTGAGGCGGCTGAGAAGATCGACGAAAAAACAAAGAACATCCTGAACATTTGGATGGAAAGAAACGGTGGGATCTTCATCAACGACCAGGGTTACCCGATGGAAGACGTTTCAGCGGTGGTGGCACCGCTGTATGCCGCCTCTGAACGGGCGCTGGTCATTTCGATCCGCGGGGACCGGGAGGTGCCATACCGGTTCATGAATCTTCTCCAGCAGGAGTTGGTCGCCGCGGGTGTTGTACGCGTTGTATTTGCCGCGCAGTTGGAACAGAGCATGCAGAGGGAGAGACGATGA
- a CDS encoding slipin family protein: MDLTVLLIVATVSAVGAVLTSVRVLFEYERGVVFRLGKLTRAKGPGLIFLVPFGIDRLKKMDLRIVALDIAPQDTITKDNVSVRVNAVVYFRVADPTKAVIEIVDYYFATSQLAQTTLRSVIGQSELDELLAERERINEVVRVIIDEGTDRWGIEVTGVEIKDIDLPQEMKRSMAKQAEAERERRAKVINAEGEYQASTKLVQAAEIIEQFPVAMQLRFLQTVSEVAVENNSTTIFPIPIDLFTPFISEGKPASPDARAKALKAATDAMVSKLPAPDAAAAALRDGVPGGSRIGPADPNAEQGMPAEADTEKV; encoded by the coding sequence ATGGACCTCACCGTACTGCTTATCGTCGCTACCGTCTCAGCCGTCGGCGCAGTCCTCACCAGCGTCCGAGTTCTGTTTGAATACGAGCGCGGAGTCGTCTTCAGGCTCGGAAAGCTCACACGAGCCAAGGGACCCGGTCTCATTTTTCTGGTGCCATTCGGCATCGATCGCCTCAAGAAGATGGACCTGCGCATCGTTGCGCTCGACATCGCCCCGCAGGACACGATCACGAAAGACAACGTCTCGGTCCGGGTGAACGCTGTTGTCTATTTTCGCGTCGCGGATCCAACCAAGGCCGTCATAGAGATCGTGGACTATTACTTCGCTACGAGCCAGCTGGCGCAGACCACGCTCCGATCCGTGATCGGCCAATCGGAGCTTGACGAGCTGCTCGCAGAGCGTGAGCGAATCAATGAGGTGGTCAGAGTGATCATCGACGAAGGTACCGATCGGTGGGGCATCGAGGTCACTGGAGTCGAGATCAAGGACATCGACCTGCCACAGGAAATGAAGCGGTCCATGGCCAAGCAGGCTGAAGCGGAGCGGGAACGCCGGGCAAAGGTCATCAACGCTGAGGGTGAGTATCAGGCGTCCACAAAGCTCGTGCAGGCTGCGGAGATCATTGAACAGTTCCCCGTCGCCATGCAGCTGCGGTTTCTCCAGACCGTGAGCGAGGTCGCGGTGGAGAACAACTCCACAACGATTTTCCCGATCCCGATCGATCTCTTTACTCCGTTCATTTCGGAGGGGAAGCCCGCATCACCCGATGCTCGCGCCAAAGCGCTCAAGGCTGCGACGGACGCGATGGTCTCGAAACTCCCGGCGCCTGACGCCGCAGCGGCCGCACTTCGTGATGGAGTACCTGGCGGCTCGAGGATCGGACCAGCCGACCCGAATGCCGAGCAGGGGATGCCCGCGGAAGCGGACACCGAAAAAGTCTAG
- a CDS encoding MotA/TolQ/ExbB proton channel family protein, whose amino-acid sequence MGSQYRLLTLFADGGFMMYPLVLCSMIGFGVVIAKAITLHISHKGTRKVLEEVEELTLAGDLNGAVQVATETPGPASAILLAGLRRLQGGRLNAGELEAAVATTGTIELSFLERGLVILATIANVAPLMGFLGTVAGMILAFAAIEAAGNVDPALVAGGIKVSLLTTAAGLTIAIPVNIAYNFFVTRIDRLIVDMEQGAQKIIGLAWALEKTGKIEILSTDNTG is encoded by the coding sequence GTGGGATCTCAATATCGGCTGCTGACGCTGTTCGCAGATGGCGGCTTCATGATGTATCCTCTTGTGCTGTGTTCGATGATCGGATTTGGCGTAGTTATCGCGAAAGCCATCACGCTGCACATCTCGCACAAGGGCACCCGCAAGGTCCTCGAAGAGGTGGAGGAGCTGACACTGGCTGGAGATCTCAATGGCGCGGTCCAAGTCGCGACTGAGACGCCTGGTCCGGCATCAGCGATCTTGCTCGCTGGGTTGCGTCGACTCCAGGGTGGTCGTCTCAACGCAGGGGAGCTTGAGGCAGCAGTCGCGACGACTGGAACCATTGAGCTCAGCTTCCTCGAAAGAGGGCTGGTGATTCTGGCGACCATCGCCAATGTCGCCCCGCTCATGGGCTTCTTGGGCACGGTGGCAGGAATGATCCTCGCCTTCGCCGCCATTGAGGCCGCTGGTAACGTGGACCCGGCCTTGGTCGCCGGAGGCATTAAGGTCTCGCTGCTTACGACCGCGGCAGGTCTCACGATCGCGATACCGGTCAACATCGCCTATAACTTCTTCGTGACCCGCATCGATCGGCTGATCGTCGATATGGAGCAGGGAGCGCAGAAAATTATCGGCCTGGCTTGGGCTCTCGAGAAAACCGGCAAAATTGAGATCCTTAGTACGGACAACACTGGCTGA
- a CDS encoding glycerophosphodiester phosphodiesterase, which yields MCVAHRGGAQLAPENTLAAFRSAVDDWGADMLELDVRLTRDGEVAVIHDDTVDRTTDESGVVSDRTMAELQTLDAGYRFTSLGGAFSFRGRDVRIPTLSEVLDACPDVCINVEAKDRHVAGPMVALIRERGEEHRVLVAAEHERNRAAVRGYAGPWGASRRDCALFWFRHWLPGGESYTPDVDIFQVPERFKGRRILTPRLIEEAHRRNIPVHVWTVNDPNDMRRLLQWGVDGIQTDRLDLLTEVLSSVTGRPPPPCQRRAAADASP from the coding sequence ATGTGCGTCGCGCACCGAGGTGGGGCCCAACTCGCTCCAGAGAATACGCTCGCGGCGTTCCGATCTGCGGTTGACGACTGGGGCGCCGACATGCTTGAGCTTGACGTTCGTCTCACACGGGATGGCGAGGTCGCAGTCATCCACGATGACACTGTGGACCGGACCACCGATGAATCAGGGGTGGTGTCGGACCGGACGATGGCTGAGCTGCAGACCCTCGACGCTGGCTATCGCTTCACCTCCCTCGGTGGTGCCTTCTCGTTCCGCGGGCGCGATGTGCGAATTCCGACCCTTTCTGAGGTGCTCGACGCCTGCCCCGACGTCTGTATAAACGTGGAGGCGAAGGACCGCCATGTGGCCGGTCCAATGGTCGCGCTGATCCGGGAGCGGGGCGAAGAGCACCGAGTTCTGGTTGCTGCCGAGCATGAACGGAATCGGGCAGCCGTGCGAGGCTATGCAGGGCCGTGGGGTGCGAGTCGCAGAGATTGCGCTCTCTTCTGGTTCCGTCATTGGCTGCCCGGGGGGGAGAGCTACACCCCTGATGTCGATATTTTTCAGGTCCCCGAGCGGTTCAAGGGGCGGCGCATTCTGACTCCACGTCTCATCGAAGAGGCGCATCGTCGAAATATCCCCGTCCACGTATGGACCGTGAACGATCCGAACGACATGCGACGCTTGCTCCAATGGGGCGTTGATGGAATCCAGACGGATCGACTCGATCTGCTCACGGAGGTGCTCTCGTCCGTGACCGGACGTCCTCCACCTCCCTGTCAGCGCCGAGCCGCTGCCGACGCTTCGCCGTGA
- the cdaA gene encoding diadenylate cyclase CdaA: MTILEDLQFLGPGWTDLVEILIVAFLLYRVLLVLQRTRAMQIMLGVVLLAFLYGVSRLLDLILIRTLLEAAFQYGAIAVLIVFQPELRAALARLGQSRMIRAFQRLEGSRVAEEIVEGVGRLSLSRHGAIIAVEQEVELGEYAETGTRIDARVSAEMLTTIFTPYSPLHDGAVLIVGDQIRTAGAILPLTQSSVNDRSLGTRHRAALGLCEETDSIVIVVSEETSQISVAIGGRLDRDVGLDRLRSILEGLTPSAEAAPVVGTPIMTR; this comes from the coding sequence GTGACGATCTTGGAAGACCTCCAGTTCCTGGGACCCGGTTGGACCGACCTGGTCGAGATACTGATCGTGGCGTTCCTGCTGTATCGGGTGCTTCTGGTATTGCAGCGCACGCGGGCCATGCAAATCATGCTGGGCGTCGTGCTCCTCGCCTTTCTGTACGGTGTTTCTCGGCTCCTTGACCTGATTCTGATCCGGACGCTGCTCGAGGCTGCTTTTCAATATGGCGCGATCGCGGTGCTGATCGTTTTTCAGCCAGAACTCCGTGCCGCGCTGGCGCGTTTGGGGCAGAGCAGGATGATCAGGGCTTTTCAGCGATTGGAGGGGAGTAGAGTTGCCGAAGAGATCGTGGAGGGGGTGGGGCGGCTTTCTCTTTCTCGACACGGCGCGATCATCGCTGTTGAGCAGGAGGTCGAACTAGGCGAGTACGCCGAGACGGGCACGCGGATTGACGCCCGAGTCTCGGCCGAGATGCTGACGACGATCTTCACGCCGTATTCTCCTCTACATGATGGCGCTGTCCTGATCGTCGGTGACCAGATTCGGACCGCCGGAGCCATTCTTCCGCTGACGCAGTCTTCTGTGAACGATCGTTCGCTGGGGACACGTCACCGGGCGGCCCTGGGACTATGCGAAGAGACCGATTCGATCGTAATCGTCGTCAGCGAAGAGACCTCACAGATCTCGGTAGCGATTGGTGGTCGTCTCGACAGGGACGTCGGGCTCGATCGACTCCGTTCGATATTGGAGGGGCTGACTCCTTCAGCAGAGGCCGCACCAGTCGTAGGCACACCGATAATGACTCGGTAG
- the eno gene encoding phosphopyruvate hydratase, with product MSAIVDVRGREILDSRGNPTVEAEVTLETGVRGRAAVPSGASTGAHEAVELRDGDRSRFLGKGVLTAVENINTTIAEAIRGFDAREQLEIDRTMIELDGTPNKRNLGANAILAVSMAAARAGAAANHMPLWRYLAETTNADLLPVPMMNILNGGTHAPNNVDIQEFMVMPIGAETFSEGLRMGVEVFHHLKKVLSDQGKNTAVGDEGGFAPDLASNEEAVEVVLQAIEKAGYRPGEDFVITLDAAATEFFENGEYVFKWSGGEHRDAAGMVEFWKEWIAKYPIRSLEDPLDENDWHGWKALTDEVGSDVQIVGDDLFVTNSTRLGQGIRDGAANAILIKVNQIGTLTETLETMRMAREAGYNSVVSHRSGETEDTLIADLAVATGAGQIKTGSASRTDRVAKYNQLLRIEEELGSAARYRGRSLWSS from the coding sequence GTGTCGGCCATCGTCGACGTTCGTGGACGGGAAATTCTCGATTCGAGAGGCAATCCTACCGTCGAAGCCGAGGTGACCCTCGAAACCGGAGTCCGTGGTAGGGCTGCGGTACCGTCTGGGGCTTCGACTGGGGCGCATGAGGCGGTCGAGCTTCGCGATGGCGATCGGTCACGCTTCCTTGGGAAGGGTGTCCTGACCGCGGTGGAGAACATCAACACGACGATCGCGGAAGCGATCCGCGGCTTCGATGCGCGTGAGCAACTCGAGATCGATCGGACGATGATCGAGCTCGATGGGACGCCGAACAAGCGCAATTTAGGCGCGAACGCGATTCTCGCGGTTTCCATGGCTGCGGCCCGCGCCGGAGCTGCAGCGAATCACATGCCGTTGTGGCGCTACCTTGCCGAGACGACGAATGCAGACCTGCTTCCCGTCCCGATGATGAACATTCTGAATGGCGGGACGCACGCCCCCAACAACGTCGACATTCAGGAATTCATGGTGATGCCGATTGGCGCGGAGACTTTCTCTGAAGGTCTGCGCATGGGGGTGGAGGTCTTCCACCACCTCAAGAAGGTGCTGTCGGATCAAGGGAAGAACACTGCGGTTGGAGACGAAGGCGGCTTCGCTCCTGACCTCGCGAGCAACGAGGAGGCCGTTGAGGTCGTACTGCAGGCGATCGAGAAGGCTGGATACCGTCCCGGGGAAGATTTCGTCATTACGCTCGACGCTGCTGCGACGGAGTTTTTTGAAAATGGCGAATACGTCTTCAAGTGGTCAGGTGGAGAGCACCGCGACGCAGCTGGAATGGTTGAGTTCTGGAAGGAATGGATCGCTAAATATCCAATCCGGTCACTCGAAGATCCGCTTGACGAGAATGACTGGCACGGCTGGAAGGCGTTGACCGATGAGGTAGGTTCGGACGTGCAGATCGTCGGAGACGATCTGTTCGTGACCAATTCCACCCGCCTTGGGCAGGGGATCAGGGATGGCGCGGCGAACGCGATTCTTATCAAGGTGAACCAGATAGGTACGCTCACGGAGACCCTCGAAACCATGCGCATGGCCCGCGAGGCCGGCTACAACAGCGTGGTGTCACACCGGTCAGGTGAAACCGAGGATACCCTGATCGCGGACCTCGCGGTTGCGACTGGAGCCGGACAGATCAAGACAGGCAGCGCGAGTCGGACAGACCGGGTCGCCAAGTACAACCAGCTCCTTCGCATCGAGGAAGAGCTCGGGTCCGCGGCGCGGTATCGTGGCCGCAGCCTCTGGTCCAGCTGA
- the ftsH gene encoding ATP-dependent zinc metalloprotease FtsH — MKSDSNERLGRISKNAAFLILLALAAMFAMQSFNGQDSAPARVTYSQFLQYLDQGVVHKVIFRDRVVMGEFSMPTTIEDQEYIAFESMTPGDVGDDLLDRLASEGVIVDAEVPQAGWGNILLGALPWLLFIAFWIWIFRTMQGGGNKAFQFGRSKAKLISPDMPKVTFSDVAGADEAKEELQEIIEFLKDPGKFSRLGGRLPKGVLLVGPPGTGKTLLARACAGEAGRPFFQMSGSDFVEMFVGVGASRVRDLFEQGKAHSPCIIFVDEIDAVGRHRGAGVGGGHDEREQTLNALLVEMDGFESNEGVILLAATNRPDVLDPALLRPGRFDRQVVVDLPDVRGREGILRVHAKKLPLSDDVELSLIARGTPGMSGADLENICNEAALLAARRGGDKVSMLDFEQAKDKVMLGTERKSLVLNEHERKLTAYHEAGHAVLGLKIPGLDQVHKVTIVPRGRALGITASLPQEDRHSYTKEWMGGQLAMLFGGRVAEELIFGPEAVTTGAGNDIERATTMARRMVTTFGMSEVIGLVAVADAEQGMFLGRDIQQRRTVSEHTQRLVDEEIKRFLDLAHKRAHSVLAEHGDLLESIAQALLDRETLDRDAIKALERGEELPPLPGVEEAVETLEPTLDRPATEEASRSFGLGGDGLMPDPAPSVVESFDSEELP; from the coding sequence ATGAAATCTGACTCCAACGAACGGTTGGGTCGGATATCCAAGAACGCGGCATTTCTGATTCTGTTGGCGCTTGCGGCGATGTTCGCCATGCAGAGCTTCAACGGTCAGGATAGTGCCCCGGCGCGCGTCACCTATAGCCAGTTCCTGCAGTACTTGGATCAGGGTGTCGTGCATAAGGTCATCTTCCGCGATCGCGTGGTTATGGGCGAGTTTAGCATGCCGACCACGATCGAAGATCAGGAATACATCGCGTTCGAGTCGATGACTCCCGGGGATGTCGGAGATGACCTTCTTGATCGCCTCGCATCTGAAGGGGTGATTGTTGACGCTGAGGTACCGCAGGCCGGGTGGGGAAACATCCTGCTGGGCGCGTTGCCTTGGCTACTCTTCATCGCCTTCTGGATCTGGATATTCCGGACGATGCAGGGTGGCGGGAATAAGGCGTTCCAGTTCGGTCGTTCCAAGGCCAAGCTGATTTCGCCGGACATGCCGAAGGTCACTTTCTCCGATGTCGCGGGTGCAGACGAGGCTAAAGAGGAACTCCAGGAAATTATCGAGTTCCTGAAGGATCCTGGGAAGTTCTCTCGTCTTGGTGGGCGTCTTCCCAAGGGGGTTCTGCTGGTGGGCCCTCCTGGCACAGGAAAGACTCTTCTCGCCAGAGCGTGCGCGGGAGAGGCTGGTCGGCCGTTTTTCCAGATGTCCGGCTCAGACTTTGTCGAGATGTTCGTCGGCGTCGGCGCATCTCGAGTGCGCGACCTGTTCGAACAGGGCAAGGCGCACTCCCCATGCATCATTTTCGTCGATGAGATCGACGCGGTGGGGCGCCACCGGGGCGCAGGTGTGGGTGGAGGGCATGACGAAAGAGAGCAGACTCTCAACGCTCTACTCGTCGAGATGGACGGCTTTGAGTCGAATGAAGGCGTGATTCTCCTCGCCGCGACGAACCGGCCCGACGTGCTCGACCCGGCATTGCTGCGCCCGGGCCGATTCGACAGACAGGTCGTCGTTGACCTCCCTGACGTCCGTGGACGTGAGGGAATCCTCCGGGTTCACGCGAAGAAATTGCCTCTCTCAGACGATGTGGAACTCTCTTTGATTGCGAGAGGGACTCCGGGCATGAGCGGCGCAGATCTGGAGAACATCTGTAACGAGGCCGCCCTGCTTGCCGCGCGGCGGGGCGGAGACAAGGTGTCGATGCTGGATTTCGAGCAGGCCAAAGACAAGGTCATGCTCGGGACCGAACGAAAGAGCCTTGTCCTCAACGAGCACGAGCGAAAGCTGACGGCCTACCATGAAGCCGGTCATGCAGTGCTTGGCCTCAAGATTCCGGGCCTCGATCAGGTTCACAAGGTCACGATCGTGCCCCGTGGACGGGCCCTCGGCATAACGGCGAGCCTTCCACAAGAGGACCGCCACTCGTACACGAAAGAGTGGATGGGTGGTCAACTGGCCATGCTGTTCGGCGGACGTGTCGCGGAGGAACTGATCTTCGGGCCCGAGGCGGTCACGACTGGTGCAGGGAATGACATCGAGCGCGCTACCACGATGGCCCGCCGCATGGTGACAACTTTTGGCATGAGCGAGGTCATTGGCCTCGTTGCGGTCGCAGACGCCGAACAGGGCATGTTCCTTGGGCGTGACATCCAGCAGAGACGGACGGTTTCCGAGCACACGCAGCGGCTGGTCGATGAGGAGATCAAGCGATTCTTGGATCTGGCTCACAAGCGTGCGCACTCGGTTCTCGCTGAACACGGCGACCTGCTCGAATCCATCGCCCAGGCTCTTCTCGATCGGGAAACGTTGGATCGAGATGCCATCAAGGCACTTGAACGGGGAGAGGAATTGCCTCCGTTGCCAGGTGTGGAGGAGGCGGTGGAGACGCTAGAACCGACGCTTGATCGCCCGGCGACGGAAGAGGCCTCCCGCTCGTTTGGTCTGGGGGGAGATGGGCTGATGCCGGATCCTGCGCCGAGCGTTGTTGAGTCTTTCGACAGTGAGGAACTTCCCTGA
- the hpt gene encoding hypoxanthine phosphoribosyltransferase, giving the protein MTEIDQAQLGERTLKTVVYTEDVLRRRIAELAEEISEAYSEDDRLLVVGLLKGSFLFMADLVRQIRLPLQIDFLVASSYGDKAVSSGTVDLLYDPSADFSDRAVLILEDVVDSGTTLEALIPRLESRGATRVDVCTLLHKRLPSALYEPRWVGFDAPNSFLVGYGLDYAEDFRHLPYIASI; this is encoded by the coding sequence GTGACGGAGATCGATCAGGCGCAGCTAGGCGAACGGACCCTGAAGACGGTCGTGTATACGGAGGACGTGCTGCGACGGAGAATCGCAGAGCTGGCTGAGGAAATCAGTGAGGCTTACAGTGAAGACGATCGCCTGCTGGTGGTCGGCCTACTCAAGGGCTCTTTCCTGTTTATGGCCGACTTGGTGCGTCAGATCAGGCTGCCCCTGCAGATCGACTTTCTCGTTGCATCCAGCTATGGCGACAAGGCCGTTTCCAGCGGTACCGTCGACCTCCTCTATGACCCATCTGCGGACTTCTCGGACCGCGCCGTGTTGATCCTGGAGGACGTCGTAGACAGCGGAACGACACTTGAAGCCCTCATTCCTCGTCTGGAATCGAGAGGCGCTACGAGGGTGGACGTGTGCACCTTGCTCCACAAGCGGTTGCCCTCTGCCCTGTACGAGCCCCGCTGGGTGGGGTTCGATGCACCTAATTCCTTCCTCGTGGGGTATGGATTGGACTACGCTGAGGACTTTCGCCACTTACCCTATATCGCGAGCATTTAG
- a CDS encoding TonB family protein: MTPEAVPADILAETANDRLKRTFGSWFWGSMIAATLLHGGVFAFYPELTAEDFTFESLEIEAIELPPEIEIPPPPQQISRPATPVMATAEIDEDITIAPTTFEENPVEDLPPPPEEQATDLSSAPTFTPFTVAPTIQNRAQVIRAMEREYPPLLRDAGIGGSVRVFFFIDENGSVQDYRVDQSSGHQALDDAALAVADVYLFTAALNRDKKVPVWVSFPITFQVR, translated from the coding sequence ATGACACCGGAAGCCGTACCTGCCGATATCCTGGCTGAGACCGCGAACGACCGCCTGAAGAGGACTTTTGGGTCGTGGTTCTGGGGATCGATGATCGCCGCTACGCTGTTACACGGGGGCGTGTTCGCGTTCTATCCGGAGCTGACAGCTGAGGACTTCACCTTCGAATCATTGGAGATCGAGGCTATCGAGCTCCCGCCCGAAATCGAGATTCCTCCGCCACCACAGCAGATCTCCCGTCCCGCTACTCCGGTCATGGCTACCGCCGAGATCGACGAGGACATCACGATCGCTCCGACGACGTTTGAGGAGAATCCTGTCGAGGATCTCCCGCCGCCGCCGGAAGAGCAGGCGACGGACCTCTCGTCTGCGCCGACGTTCACGCCGTTTACGGTCGCGCCTACGATTCAGAACCGGGCTCAGGTTATCCGGGCGATGGAGCGCGAGTATCCGCCGCTCCTTCGTGATGCCGGAATTGGTGGAAGCGTTCGCGTCTTCTTCTTCATCGACGAGAACGGTTCTGTTCAGGACTACCGGGTCGATCAGAGTTCAGGCCACCAGGCACTCGACGACGCCGCGCTTGCGGTCGCCGATGTCTATCTCTTCACGGCCGCGCTCAACCGGGACAAGAAAGTGCCAGTATGGGTCTCATTCCCGATTACCTTCCAGGTTCGGTAA
- a CDS encoding biopolymer transporter ExbD, whose amino-acid sequence MAVLNKKKSKVSDEVPTSSMADIAFLLLIFFLVTTTFPKDKGLAVVLPEPGEEAQVSQKNILHLIVQPNGIVDVKRGESQQVQQMRPREIEGLWRQEVSANPNMIAAVKTHPDASYRYMMDVLDALHSANAERISLQLLEN is encoded by the coding sequence ATGGCAGTTTTGAACAAAAAGAAATCAAAGGTCAGCGACGAGGTCCCGACCTCGTCGATGGCGGACATCGCGTTCCTCCTTCTGATCTTCTTCCTGGTGACCACGACATTCCCGAAGGACAAGGGACTCGCGGTGGTCCTGCCCGAGCCGGGCGAGGAAGCTCAGGTTAGTCAGAAAAACATCCTTCACCTGATCGTTCAGCCGAACGGCATCGTTGACGTCAAGCGCGGTGAGAGCCAGCAGGTGCAGCAGATGCGTCCGCGTGAAATTGAGGGCCTCTGGCGCCAGGAAGTCAGCGCCAATCCCAACATGATAGCCGCGGTCAAGACACACCCGGATGCATCCTATAGGTATATGATGGACGTGCTCGATGCGCTCCATTCGGCGAACGCGGAGCGTATTTCGCTCCAGCTCTTGGAGAACTAA